The genomic interval TGAATGGGTTCGTCGCCCTCGTCTTTTGTCTTATGTGGGGTGTATACAAGAATTCCATTGTTGATATGCTGGGGAGTTAACTTAACAAGGTCACTAACTCGACATCCTATGAAACAGTGGAATACGAATATATCCCTACACATTACGATTGTCTGGATGGGCATCTTGCATTTCTTCTTGAAATCCTTATCCATAGTCTCCCATATTGCTTCAAGATTCGTATCTGCAATCTTATTACGTTCTTCTATTGTGATGTAAATCGGAGTTCCCACCTTAGCCGTACCTATCTTTACGCCGTCAAATGGCCTGTTGGTTGTTAATCCCTCTTCGTAGAAGAACAAGAAAAGAGATTTTAAGCGGGTTCGCATCTTGATAATGGTATTATCACCTCTTTCTTCAAGATAGTTGTGTCCCTTTTTGATGGCAGCAGGATACTCGTTAATGAGCTTCTTAAACAGTTCTGGATATTCGTCGGACAGTTTTTTCTCGTTACGAAGATAGTAGGTAAGATCTTCTATATCCTCTTTAGTAACTTTATCTATATCAAATTCATAATTACTCCTGTCAATATCCGTCGCCTTGACAAAGCCTTGATAACGTGCAATGGCTCTCGACAATACACGATAGACACGTGCATGCGACTCGGCAAGCTGTCGTTTTTCGATATACTCTTCTACAAGTTCAAAGAAGGAGCCTTTGTGTTGTGGCTTGATCTCATATTTCACTGGATTATGAAATTTGTCTATCACTAATTGAAGCCAATCACTCGTCATTTGAATATCTCTGTTTGCCTCGTATTTCTCGATAATAAATTTCTTCAATTCATCCAATTTGGCAGACTGCTCACGGTGATATCTGACTTCAGGTGTTTCAAGTCGTTGTTTTACAACAATAACACCGCTCTGTCGTAAGACGTAATGATGTTTGTCGGCTTTTTCTGTAGTGGAAGTAGTCAGGTTGCCAGGTATCTTCACTCCTAATTTTTCGGTTTTATCTCTGTCAATGTAATATTCGAAGAACTCTGGAGAGACAAAAATACCGCTTTTTGCCCTTGTATTAAACTTTGTACCTTGGAAGAAGCGGATGAGTACTTCGCACATCCCAGTTTCCTTTTGTACCTTGCTTGATATTCTTAGCTCTATCTGTGCCATAACAATTTGTTTTTTTTAACTCGTTTGCAAAGGTACAAAATAGATAGAACCGAACCAA from Prevotella sp. E13-27 carries:
- a CDS encoding site-specific integrase; protein product: MAQIELRISSKVQKETGMCEVLIRFFQGTKFNTRAKSGIFVSPEFFEYYIDRDKTEKLGVKIPGNLTTSTTEKADKHHYVLRQSGVIVVKQRLETPEVRYHREQSAKLDELKKFIIEKYEANRDIQMTSDWLQLVIDKFHNPVKYEIKPQHKGSFFELVEEYIEKRQLAESHARVYRVLSRAIARYQGFVKATDIDRSNYEFDIDKVTKEDIEDLTYYLRNEKKLSDEYPELFKKLINEYPAAIKKGHNYLEERGDNTIIKMRTRLKSLFLFFYEEGLTTNRPFDGVKIGTAKVGTPIYITIEERNKIADTNLEAIWETMDKDFKKKCKMPIQTIVMCRDIFVFHCFIGCRVSDLVKLTPQHINNGILVYTPHKTKDEGDEPIQARVPLHDKAKELIEKYKGMDKKGRLFPFISAQKYNDAIKAIFTMSGITRNVEVRNTLTGENEIRPINEIAASHLARRTFVGNAYFKVSDPNLIGKMSGHVDGSKAFKRYRKIEDETLKNVIDMIG